The following proteins come from a genomic window of Panulirus ornatus isolate Po-2019 chromosome 21, ASM3632096v1, whole genome shotgun sequence:
- the LOC139756277 gene encoding uncharacterized protein has protein sequence MLKFVMERTWAVSSNLMMVMMLPATCHNSHAGYNNHDINFGRFFKAATQTSKRLLKEVFLMMLYRSHVSSAKHSMTVAEYCFNILSWSNRKYRNSFNAEERALLEKPVTSTDFDVSLLTKMIHKLFTDMHLPESFLRALRDLKNVRNRVCHEHLVLDHAQLRDSFDDLKLTFQNILKGAADFFSADTDNLLNVFHHEVEEILASPVTAEASQYFEKVEEFRRYLVGKFITYGRQELMTHYSKLKILNPFPWLSGERFQEMLVDKIFTPLHIIEQSRNIEVFSLLTTEDKGVLPSVLVLSGIAGCGKTSLCRYFLHDWRTSSGGIATLRSVDILIHIEVRSVTCSSLVSYLQKTLLLETCRHFEEKDIIKTLQEMNVLYIIDGMDEAMSDSLQLVHEVLSVLGTSRAIITTRPECTSTITQASERYHLTSLELSIQGFSDEAMLTFTSLVFRALEPNEEQRRQQKREFLSFLKNAFLGLGDFLKLPLTLVLFISLWKEDRSRLSHVTSVTRLYFEIFSMCTMKLISRLQAHTSLHHLDLETSVEEWLLSLGEQAYSMLENGEYVINDKRRKLLMSLCAARQLDGIQVLSAFLTCEVKENFRGNQYFFSFIHKSQMDYLAAMFLSHKLTVEFQSLRQIPVLDTVLKARRKKLLAIGPLLITPFSTEMNKWDNIVKFIIGHLCTNNSSELVILEVMEKLLATHSHNYQISSVWLLVQESGFHPLVCDKVDSLVKEEYIWQVTNEHLCDPSHPTVLLLQHTNFMPKEVIIKLDTCHEVTVLAQRGYFKRKRRSVNLVPILACLSRRPSVKVYLRIQEHYYSWGSPATTDDLLTTLLPTGNLTSFMGHLGVAGVAALASVREVREAYIRVSDPAALHVLSDSLSAAGGKIISLNLRLDIPSSVSPSSLPKFSHSPKLHVTMMEVDDEHAIWAGEVLAQMSHSYVEVDLVASSLTPPEERGF, from the coding sequence ATGTTGAAGTTTGTGATGGAGCGGACGTGGGCCGTCTCGTCGAAccttatgatggtgatgatgctgccggCGACCTGCCACAACTCTCACGCTGGTTACAACAATCACGATATCAATTTCGGCCGTTTCTTCAAGGCAGCCACACAAACCAGCAAGCGGCTGCTAAAGGAAGTGTTCCTCATGATGTTGTACAGATCCCACGTCAGTAGTGCCAAGCACTCGATGACCGTGGCCGAATATTGCTTCAATATCCTCTCTTGGTCCAACAGAAAATATCGTAATAGCTTTAACGCTGAAGAACGAGCCCTCCTGGAGAAGCCAGTGACGTCTACTGACTTTGATGTGTCTCTCCTCACCAAGATGATTCACAAACTGTTTACGGATATGCATTTACCCGAGTCCTTCTTAAGGGCGTTGCGTGACCTTAAGAATGTTAGAAATCGAGTTTGTCACGAACATTTGGTTCTAGATCATGCTCAGCTCAGAGACAGTTTCGACGATCTCAAACTGaccttccagaatatcctcaaaGGAGCAGCAGACTTTTTCTCAGCTGACACAGACAATTTACTGAACGTATTTCATCACGAAGTAGAAGAGATCTTGGCTTCACCCGTAACAGCAGAAGCCTCTCAGTattttgagaaagtagaagagttTCGAAGATACCTCGTTGGCAAGTTCATCACATATGGGAGACAGGAACTAATGACTCATTATTCTAAGCTGAAGATTCTTAACCCCTTCCCTTGGCTGAGTGGGGAACGGTTCCAGGAGATGCTGGTGGACAAGATCTTCACTCCTCTCCACATTATTGAGCAGAGCAGGAATATTGAGGTGTTCTCACTACTCACCACGGAGGACAAAGGAGTACTCCCTTCCGTCTTGGTTCTCTCTGGCATCGCAGGCTGTGGGAAGACGTCGCTCTGCCGCTACTTCTTGCATGATTGGAGAACCAGTTCTGGGGGGATCGCCACGCTCAGATCTGTGGACATCCTCATCCATATTGAGGTTAGGAGTGTCACCTGCAGCTCTCTAGTTTCATATCTACAGAAGACATTGTTGCTGGAAACTTGCAGGCATTTTGAAGAAAAGGATATTATCAAGACTTTGCAAGAAATGAATGTTTTGTATATCATAGATGGAATGGACGAGGCGATGTCTGACAGCCTTCAGCTCGTTCATGAGGTATTATCAGTGCTTGGTACTTCAAGAGCTATCATAACTACTCGTCCCGAGTGCACTTCCACCATCACTCAAGCATCGGAGAGGTACCATCTAACCTCTTTGGAGCTCTCTATTCAAGGGTTTTCCGATGAGGCAATGCTAACATTTACGTCACTGGTTTTCAGGGCTCTTGAGCCTAACGAGGAGCAGCGCCGCCAGCAGAAGCGTGAGTTCTTAAGTTTCCTGAAGAATGCCTTCCTTGGCTTGGGAGACTTTCTGAAGCTACCTCTTACCCTAGTCTTGTTCATCTCTCTCTGGAAGGAAGACAGATCGAGGCTGTCACATGTGACTTCAGTGACACGACTCTACTTCGAGATATTCAGCATGTGTACCATGAAGTTGATTTCGCGACTACAAGCGCACACCTCCCTTCACCATTTAGACTTGGAGACCTCTGTAGAGGAGTGGCTGCTGTCGCTGGGAGAGCAAGCCTACAGCATGttagaaaatggtgaatatgttatAAATGACAAGAGACGCAAACTGTTAATGTCCTTATGCGCTGCTCGGCAGCTTGATGGCATTCAAGTTCTCTCTGCATTTCTGACGTGTGAAGTGAAGGAAAATTTTAGGGGCAATCAGTACTTTTTCTCCTTCATTCACAAAAGCCAAATGGACTATCTTGCTGCAATGTTCCTGTCTCATAAGTTAACTGTGGAATTCCAATCCCTACGGCAAATACCAGTGCTCGACACTGTCTTGAAGGCGAGAAGGAAAAAATTGCTTGCTATCGGTCCATTGTTAATTACACCGTTTTCCACAGAGATGAATAAATGGGACAACATCGTAAAGTTTATTATTGGTCATCTGTGTACCAACAACAGTTCAGAACTCGTCATTCTCGAAGTGATGGAGAAGTTACTTGCAACACATTCACATAATTATCAAATATCATCAGTATGGCTGCTCGTCCAGGAGTCAGGTTTTCATCCCTTAGTCTGCGATAAGGTTGATTCTCTGGTTAAAGAGGAATACATATGGCAGGTGACGAATGAACATTTGTGTGATCCCTCACATCCAACTGTCCTGTTGCTCCAGCACACAAACTTTATGCCAAAGGAAGTTATCATCAAACTTGACACATGTCATGAAGTAACTGTCCTGGCACAGAGAGGTTATTTCAAACGGAAAAGAAGAAGTGTGAACTTGGTGCCCATACTGGCCTGTCTCTCCCGGCGACCGTCTGTGAAAGTCTATCTGAGAATACAAGAACACTATTACAGTTGGGGCAGCCCTGCTACTACTGATGACCTGCTGACAACGCTTCTTCCGACGGGTAACTTAACATCATTCATGGGCCAtcttggtgttgctggtgtggcaGCTCTGGCCTCCGTCAGGGAGGTCAGAGAGGCGTATATCAGAGTTTCTGATCCAGCGGCCCTGCATGTTCTGAGTGACTCGTTGTCAGCTGCCGGAGGGAAGATCATTAGTTTAAACTTACGTCTGGACATTCCTTCGTCAGTGTCGCCATCGTCCTTGCCGAAGTTCAGCCACTCGCCGAAGCTGCATGTTACCATGATGGAAGTGGACGATGAGCATGCTATCTGGGCGGGTGAGGTATTGGCTCAAATGAGTCACTCGTACGTCGAAGTTGACCTTGTCgcctcatccctcacacctcctGAGGAGAGAGGTTTCTGA
- the LOC139756276 gene encoding uncharacterized protein, whose product MVAGRTWAALSNLMMVMMLPATFLNSHAGYNKHDINFGRFYKAATQTSKRLLREVFLMMLDRSHVSSGKHPMTVADYCFNILSWSKRKYRESFNAEERALLEKPVTSTDFDISLLTKMIHKLFLDMDLPEPFSRAIRDLKNVRNRVCHEHVILDNSQLRENFDDLKMMYKQLLRESAEFFTSDLDYLLNDVQDEVDGIFSSPLSAEASEDLHRMEEFRTYLVGKFITYGRKELMSFYSKLKILNPFTWLNDDHFQEMLVDKIFTPLHITEHSRSIEVSSLLTTECICHETLEATGIIPSVLVLSGIAGCGKTSLCRYFLHDWGTSSGGIATLRSVDILIHIEVRSVTCSSLVSYLKRTLMIETCSFFEEQDVIETLQQMNILYVIDGMDEAMADGRQLVNEVLSVLGNSRAIITTRPEFSSSVVQVARRHNLTSMKLCIKGFSIDGMSKFTSQVFSSLEPDEKQRRQQECEFFMFLKKANSALGDHLKLPLTLVLLISLWREDRSRMLKVTSATRLYFEIFRMCTMKLISRLQTFTLVHDMDLETFTEEWLRALGKEAYNMLENGEYIISDNRRKMLMSLCSAQQIDSIQVLSAFLMCEVKESFRGIQYSFSFIHKSQMEYLAAMYLTRDISLVAHPLSDKIISLLEKLEISKTDSKRNKMLIGIPESAIFRSTDIHKWSNTLCFVIGHLCINRCSELIVREVMKKLLESRSYSYNVSSLWKIVQESDCHPIVCEMVGSLVHKQFVWRPKNEDLCNPIDPVFQLLQHTHLMPKEVLIRILDSTSQALVLAENGHVERRARENLVPILTCLSQRPSVKVDFRMEQHFYSWDSPDTSDDLLTTLLPTGNLTSFMGHLGVSGVAALASVRDISEAYIRVSDVEALQVLRDSLSAAPRNIAKMTLRLNIPSTVAASSLPKFSHTPELSIVLKGVDDDHAVWAGEVLAQLTPKYSEVDLVASCLMPSGGERFLNTLRKGEVRISERLTIRSVHRLPEDHYHQMSKAIQCPFSWWY is encoded by the coding sequence ATGGTGGCGGGGCGGACCTGGGCCGCCTTGTCGAAccttatgatggtgatgatgctgccagcgACCTTCCTTAACTCTCACGCTGGTTACAACAAACACGATATCAATTTCGGCCGTTTCTACAAGGCGGCCACACAAACCAGCAAGCGGCTGCTGAGGGAAGTGTTCCTGATGATGTTGGACAGATCCCACGTCAGTAGTGGCAAGCACCCGATGACCGTGGCCGACTATTGCTTCAATATCCTCTCTTGGTCCAAAAGGAAGTACCGTGAAAGCTTTAACGCTGAAGAACGAGCCCTCCTGGAGAAGCCTGTGACGTCTACTGACTTTGATATTTCGCTCCTCACTAAGATGATACACAAACTTTTTTTGGATATGGACTTGCCAGAGCCCTTTTCGAGGGCAATACGTGACCTCAAGAATGTTAGAAATCGAGTTTGTCACGAACATGTGATTCTCGACAATTCTCAGCTCAGAGAAAATTTTGACGACCTTAAGATGATGTACAAACAACTCCTCAGAGAATCTGCTGAATTTTTTACAAGTGACTTGGATTATCTTTTGAACGATGTTCAAGATGAAGTTGATGGCATTTTCTCCTCGCCCTTGTCGGCGGAAGCCTCGGAGGACCTCCACCGAATGGAAGAGTTTCGAACATACCTCGTTGGCAAGTTCATCACGTATGGAAGAAAAGAACTAATGTCATTTTACTCAAAGTTGAAAATCCTGAACCCCTTCACTTGGCTGAATGATGACCACTTCCAGGAGATGCTGGTGGACAAGATCTTCACTCCTCTCCACATTACTGAGCATAGCAGGAGTATTGAGGTGTCCTCACTGCTCACTACGGAGTGTATTTGCCATGAGACACTGGAGGCCACAGGAATAATCCCTTCCGTCCTGGTTCTCTCTGGCATCGCAGGCTGTGGGAAGACGTCGCTCTGTCGCTACTTCTTGCATGATTGGGGAACCAGTTCTGGGGGGATCGCCACGCTCAGATCTGTGGACATCCTCATCCATATTGAGGTTAGGAGTGTCACCTGCAGCTCTCTAGTTTCATATCTGAAGAGGACACTGATGATCGAAACCTGCAGTTTCTTTGAAGAGCAGGACGTTATTGAGACCTTGCAACAAATGAATATTTTATATGTTATAGATGGGATGGACGAGGCGATGGCGGACGGTAGGCAGTTGGTTAACGAggttttgtctgttcttggtaatTCCAGAGCTATCATAACCACTCGTCCTGAGTTTTCTTCCAGCGTTGTCCAGGTAGCACGGAGGCACAACCTAACTTCCATGAAGCTCTGTATTAAAGGCTTCTCCATTGATGGAATGTCAAAATTTACATCTCAAGTGTTTTCCTCTCTTGAGCCTGACGAAAAGCAGCGTCGTCAGCAGGAGTGTGAGTTCTTCATGTTCCTGAAGAAGGCCAACAGTGCCTTGGGAGACCATCTTAAGCTGCCTCTTACACTGGTGTTGCTCATCTCCCTCTGGAGGGAAGATAGGTCAAGAATGTTAAAGGTGACTTCTGCAACACGACTCTATTTTGAGATATTCAGGATGTGTACCATGAAGCTGATTTCGCGGCTGCAGACTTTCACCTTGGTTCACGACATGGACCTGGAGACCTTTACAGAAGAGTGGCTCCGGGCACTGGGGAAGGAGGCGTACAATATgctggaaaatggtgaatatattattagtGATAACAGACGCAAAATGTTGATGTCCTTATGCAGTGCACAGCAGATTGATAGCATTCAGGTTCTCTCTGCTTTTCTGATGTGTGAAGTGAAGGAGAGTTTTCGAGGTATTCAGTACTCTTTCTCCTTCATACATAAAAGCCAAATGGAATATCTAGCCGCAATGTATTTGACTCGTGATATAAGTTTGGTAGCCCATCCACTCTCCGATAAAATCATCAGTCTCCTGGAGAAGTTGGAAATATCAAAAACTGACTCTAAAAGAAACAAAATGCTAATTGGAATTCCAGAATCAGCCATATTTCGTTCCACAGACATTCATAAGTGGAGCAATACCCTTTGCTTTGTCATTGGCCATCTGTGTATCAACAGATGTTCAGAACTCATAGTTCGTGAAGTAATGAAGAAGTTGCTTGAGTCACGTTCATATTCTTACAATGTGTCATCACTCTGGAAGATCGTCCAAGAATCAGACTGTCATCCTATAGTTTGTGAAATGGTTGGTTCTTTGGTTCATAAACAGTTTGTGTGGCGACCGAAGAATGAAGATTTGTGCAATCCCATAGATCCAGTCTTCCAGTtgctccagcacacacacctcatgCCTAAGGAAGTTTTGATCAGGATTCTTGACAGTACTAGCCAAGCACTTGTCCTGGCAGAGAACGGTCATGTGGAAAGGAGAGCACGCGAGAACTTGGTACCCATCCTGACCTGCCTCTCCCAGCGCCCATCTGTGAAAGTCGACTTTAGAATGGAGCAGCACTTCTACAGCTGGGATAGTCCTGACACCAGTGATGACCTGCTGACAACACTACTACCAACGGGTAACTTAACATCATTCATGGGCCATCTTGGTGTTTCTGGTGTGGCTGCTCTGGCCTCCGTCAGGGACATCAGTGAGGCGTACATCAGAGTTTCTGATGTAGAGGCCTTACAGGTTCTGAGGGACTCGCTTTCAGCTGCGCCACGAAACATAGCCAAGATGACTCTGCGTCTGAACATACCTTCGACAGTGGCGGCGTCGTCCCTCCCGAAGTTCAGCCACACCCCAGAGCTCAGTATCGTCTTAAAAGGAGTGGATGATGACCATGCTGTCTGGGCTGGTGAAGTCCTTGCTCAGTTGACCCCCAAGTACAGTGAGGTTGATCTCGTGGCTTCTTGCCTCATGCCCTCTGGGGGAGAGAGATTCTTGAACACGCTCAGGAAGGGGGAAGTGAGGATCTCAGAGCGCTTGACGATACGCTCCGTCCACAGGCTCCCGGAGGATCACTATCACCAAATGTCAAAAGCTATACAGTGTCCGTTTTCCTGGTGGTACTGA